The genomic interval CATCTGTATTCCCATGTAGCCGATACCGCCCTTTATAGCGGCTTCGTCTTCTACAGTATAGCCGTTGGCAGGTATTACCAGTTCCTCCTTCAAAGTCAGGAGCGTACGCCGGTCAATGACTTCCACATCGGGCACCCATAAGGCGCTGCCGGATGTAAGATCATCGGTGATACTGATACCATTCGCCATTGCAAAGTCGAACATGGCATTAATACTGCCCTTCTGCTGCATGGACAGGTCCATCAGGCACTGGTGGGGTTTTACATTAATTGTCTCCATAAACTGCATCAATATTTAACTGGCCATCGTCCGTCATGTTGATCGTTTTCACCCGCATGCCATCAGCTGTAAACTGCTTGCGGATCTCCTGTAACAAAGCCGCAGTATCATTATCCTGCAGGTAGCCAAAAGCATCCACTCCAACTACAGGAAACTCTTTTATGTTTCCGCGGTTGTTTATCAATATCAGCTCCTGGTGCTGCAGATCGCTGTAACCGGCATGCAGGTCGCCGGCCCGTATATCCAGGTCCAGTTCTTCATTTAACAATATATCTTTCATGATAAATTACCTTGAAATGTTCCTGATACCGGCCCTCCGCTGGGAGTACCAAGGCCGGTGACATAATTGATCTGCGCGGTTTTAACAAAGGCGTCCACCGCCTCAGCCAGCTTGCTGCAAAGGGTATTCAGCGCTTGTTCTTCATCGCCATTCCCATCCTTCATGTTTTTGAATGCACTCTTGATACTTTGTTCCAGTGCGTTTTTGTTCAGGGGCATATGATCATTTTAAAAGTTTAGCTAATCGGTTTTTGACATCTGTAAAGGCAGACTTGTTCATAGGGGCATAGATGGTGATGATCTCGTCCAGGAGATCATCCAGGCATTTTTTCAGGGATTCATCACCGGCGCTTAGCTGCAGGCCATCCTTATCCAGTTCCAGGTATTTTTCGCCTATTGTACATTTCAGCAGCTCCGGCTCCTGTATGCTGATCACGATGTAATTGTCGCTCCTGTTGATCCTGGCCATCAGCACGCTGCTACCCTTAAGGGGGAATATGAGCACGCCTTTACCATCCTTATCTATCACTGATCGTAATCGTACATCATATATATGCACGCCTTCAAAGGTCACTACGTCAATGGTGCCTGTCTCTTTATTTGACTCCTCCACCTGCGCGGGTATGATGGTGGCCTTCTCCTTGCTCAGGTTTCTGAGCGCCTCAATCAATTTTGACTGTTGTTTGCTCATATTACTTACTTATTTTGGGGCCTATTTCGCAGATCCTTCTCCCGCCACCGCTGCCAAAATTCACTTCCGTGCTTTCTATCAGATAGGTGCCTTCCCGTTCGCTGTAGTTCGGATCCTGCAGCACAACGCTATAACCAGGCAGGGCAAACGGCTCCAGGAAGCCTGTTACTTTTCCTTCATAACCATCGTAGCGCAGCTCCTTCACATTTTTTTCGGCCATTTTTTTCAGTTCCGATGCCGGTGTGTTATGCTGCGCAAAAATGGTCCGGATAGCGCCGTTACTATCGCCGGCTTCGGCTTTAACAGCTTCGTTCCTGTTATTAAAGGAGATCATCTTCACCAGGAGCTTTATATCGTCTGCCTTTCTGAACTTTAACTCGTTATCCTTTACCAGGTTCCATCCTACGCGGTATTTGATCTTCCCTTTATCTTTCATATCCAGGTAGGCCAATCCGGCATATAACTCCTTTCCGGCAAAACAGACAGTGAGGTAGAGGTTCTTTTTCAGCCATTCCAATACTTCCGTTCCACTGATATCTCCTTCGCTGATCTGTTGCACCTCCATATCCGGTATGTCTTTGCTCAGGGTGATGTCTGTTCCTTCCACCACTTTTGACAAAAGGCTTTTCAGTTTTTCGGGCGTTTTTCCGGTTGACCAATGCACATTTTTTCTGCTCAGTTGCCAGCTGTATCCTTCACATTCTATTACACAGGGCATGGTCGCATTCACCCTTTTCACAAATCCGCTGAATTCAAGATGAAGATCAGCTTCATTATCATATCCCAACCAGATCTCCACCATATCACCTTCCTTAAAGTTCGCGGATGTTGAAACAGATGCAGGCACATTAGCCGCATTATCCTTTAGCCGGGCAGATGCAGGCAGCGTAATGGAGGCGGTGTCAACATAGGAATAGATGCTCCTTTTTATCTTCACAGCCGTGGCGGCCACCATCTTATACTTACCTATTATTATCTTGCATTTAAGTATAAACATCTATTTAAGTATTAGTTCAAATGGTCTGTCACTCAGCAGGTTCATTTCATATGTTTTCACATTCTGCACGCCTGCTATTTCCGGCCAGCTGATATCTGTGATCACCACACTATTGTTATCCGTCAGGAAAATATTCGTTAATGCGCTGCTGATCGTTAAACTGGTGTTCCTGCTGTAAAGCTCATGGATGGTAGCGATCATATCTTCCGGGTAGGTGCTGTCCTCCATAATGATGATCCCTTTGATATTGATCTTATAATCTTCCTGCCCTATCAGTTCTTTTACCGTACCTATACGACCTACCAGGGCCGTTTCTACGATCGTTTTCTTATTGGTGACCTTGATCACCGGGTTGGGAAGGTCCACTTGCCCGAGTTTCACAGGCATGAAATAAGAGCGGCCCGAAAGATCCCTGCCGAAGTAATTGGCCATCTTTGACGACTGCTGCGGCTGGCGGATAATATTCTGAGCGTCTACATCAAAGACCGCGGGGTTGTACCCCCACGTGTCTTTGAAAATTTTTTGTACGTTAAAACTAATTGCCATGATTAAACTTGTTGTTGTGGGGGTAATGCATTTGCACTGTTCAAAACACGCAACAGGGCTTCTGTCACTATTTCCTCCATCTCCGATACACCTTCCTTAATAGTGGTAGAGCTGATGTTTATATTATCAAAAAGCTTTTGCAGGTTGATAATGATACTACGCGCTCCTCCGTTGGTGATACCATCTACTTTATCCCTGGCGCCCGTTCCCCCGCCGCCTGATGGCTCAGGGGCTCTGCTGACGGCGGTTTGCTCTGTTGCCGGTTTCATTTTAGTTGAAGCCGGGCCGGCAGGTTTGGCCGGCGTCTTAGCGGGTGTTGCATTCTTCAGCGCATCAAGCGCACTTGGTTGCTTCGCTGTTGATGCAGGCCCATAGCCAGGCGGCACAAGGTCAAGGCTGGATGATGCAGGCGTTTTACCCGGAGCTGCAACGCTCCATCCGGCGGCCTTTGGCGCCATGGCAGGAGCAGCAGGCGGTTCAAGCGCTGGCTTAGATGCGGGTTTCTTATTGATCTCGTCATTATATGCTTTAGACACTGCGCTACCTAATTTGGAGGCATTGTCGGCCGCATGTTTCATCGCATCTACTCCCACCAGGTCTTTCACCGCCTGCTTACCCGTTTCCCATGCCTTGCTCCAATCGCCCTTGAACACATACATAAGCGCCTGTCCAAGGCCGCTGATGCCGTTGATCACGCCTTTGATACTATCTACCACAAAATCCCAGATCAACGAAGCAAAGCCTTTCAGTGCCTCCCAGGCCCCCATAACAACTCCTCTGAATCCGGCAAATGTGTTCCATGCATATAATACCGCTCCTATAACGGCTCCCACAGCCAGGGCTACCCACGCTGCCGGGCAAAGGTTCATCGCCGCATTAAGCAGTGCCTGCGCTGTGGCTGATAGGTTCTGCCACATAGTAAGCGCCTGGTAACCAAGATAGGCACCGCCTATGGCGATAGCCAGGATCCCGAATAGTTCCTCGTGCTCTGAGATAAGACCGGCTACCCACTGGAGGGCGCCTACCATTGGCATCAGCGCATTATCCACAAACATCGTTACAGTGGGTAACAGACCGGATGCAAGCGTGGTGCCTGCGGCCTCCAGCCGTTCGCTGAACTCCTGCCATCTTCCCGAGGCGGTGCTGCTCTGATCAGTCATAGAACCAAAGAACTGTCCTCCGGGGCCGGCTGCCAAGGCCAGCGATTCAGATAACATGCCGACTGTTATCTGGCCAGCTTCCATCTTCGTCTTTAAGTCGTCCATGGAAAGGCCCGTTTTCTTCGACATTTCGTCCAGCGGATTAAAACCGGCGCCTATCATTCCCTTCAATGCATCGGATGTAAGTACACCGCCTAACTGCACTTCTGAGAAAGCTTTGACCATGCCCTCCATGTGCTCTTTATTGCCATTACTTGCATCGCCCAGCAGGATAAGCGTCTTCATTACGTCGTCTGCAGCTGTACCGGATTGTAACAGCGCTTCGGCATCTTTCATCAGCTCAGTGGGGCTAAAAGGTGTTTTGAAGGCCATATTCTGGAGGTTGCTCATCAGCTCCTGGGCCTTAAACGCGCTGCCGGTAAGCAGCT from Chitinophaga filiformis carries:
- a CDS encoding DUF6046 domain-containing protein, with amino-acid sequence MAISFNVQKIFKDTWGYNPAVFDVDAQNIIRQPQQSSKMANYFGRDLSGRSYFMPVKLGQVDLPNPVIKVTNKKTIVETALVGRIGTVKELIGQEDYKINIKGIIIMEDSTYPEDMIATIHELYSRNTSLTISSALTNIFLTDNNSVVITDISWPEIAGVQNVKTYEMNLLSDRPFELILK
- a CDS encoding tape measure protein; its protein translation is MARTTSEELNQMGAAAGFAANSISMLRETAMSGAKALSSSANELRDRFANGPVAPGGVPPLRHGPSSRNAPTGRNDYGDPASNPGSSTGSSAASSAAGSASTPASDPAKEEKKDKEKGFDGLLKQGTSMLKMAMDLQETQKSFELLTGSAFKAQELMSNLQNMAFKTPFSPTELMKDAEALLQSGTAADDVMKTLILLGDASNGNKEHMEGMVKAFSEVQLGGVLTSDALKGMIGAGFNPLDEMSKKTGLSMDDLKTKMEAGQITVGMLSESLALAAGPGGQFFGSMTDQSSTASGRWQEFSERLEAAGTTLASGLLPTVTMFVDNALMPMVGALQWVAGLISEHEELFGILAIAIGGAYLGYQALTMWQNLSATAQALLNAAMNLCPAAWVALAVGAVIGAVLYAWNTFAGFRGVVMGAWEALKGFASLIWDFVVDSIKGVINGISGLGQALMYVFKGDWSKAWETGKQAVKDLVGVDAMKHAADNASKLGSAVSKAYNDEINKKPASKPALEPPAAPAMAPKAAGWSVAAPGKTPASSSLDLVPPGYGPASTAKQPSALDALKNATPAKTPAKPAGPASTKMKPATEQTAVSRAPEPSGGGGTGARDKVDGITNGGARSIIINLQKLFDNINISSTTIKEGVSEMEEIVTEALLRVLNSANALPPQQQV